The Microbacterium sp. LWO12-1.2 genome includes a window with the following:
- a CDS encoding MarR family winged helix-turn-helix transcriptional regulator: MADQRDRHSATVLRSLVAISRRGLADARFDETPLSVTDQSIVMAIAEQPGIRSIDIARMFRLNRSTVSRQLAALTSLGIVREAPSDSGRGRPLELTPAGTAAYRGTLDTLQKIIDAHLAPWTDDEVARFAHDLERFDHSADLP, from the coding sequence ATGGCAGATCAACGAGACCGGCACAGCGCGACGGTGCTCCGCTCGCTCGTCGCGATCTCGCGCCGCGGCCTGGCAGACGCCCGGTTCGATGAGACCCCCCTCTCGGTCACCGACCAGTCCATCGTGATGGCCATCGCCGAACAGCCCGGCATCCGCTCCATCGACATCGCGCGCATGTTCCGACTGAACCGCTCAACCGTGTCGCGCCAACTCGCCGCACTGACCTCGCTCGGGATCGTCCGCGAAGCACCCAGTGACTCAGGACGCGGACGCCCGCTCGAGCTCACACCCGCAGGCACAGCGGCCTATCGCGGCACCCTCGACACCCTGCAGAAGATCATCGACGCGCACCTCGCCCCGTGGACCGACGACGAGGTCGCCCGGTTCGCCCACGACCTCGAGCGCTTCGACCACAGCGCCGACCTGCCCTGA
- a CDS encoding MFS transporter — MSVAEPVLLREPPPFPRDRRVQVWIGIKALSDAGDALWMIALAWTAVQIASPALAGLVVAAGTVPRAAVLLFGGILADRADARRVMLLFNALRVGVLIAVAVWVVGASPTLPVLLFAAIAFGICDAFYEPSAGTIARQLIRASDLPAYAAIAQTASRLGTMGGAAIGGVVVAHAGLAGSASANALTFVAVVAFIAIGLRPRFALPRAEKESPLRGIARGFAHLRAAPTTRTLVIALSGLNLAVGPAVGIGLALRAHDQGWGAQAVGLFEALLGVGAALGAASVARWRPRREAYAGFWALVVQGCGIAALGVGPSWTVATASFVIGATAGYASVLLSSTFAATIDTAYLGRMGAITRLGDDCLMPLAMVAFGALASATALWVPFTVFGAAMAALMIVPLQNRTFRELSLRPVN, encoded by the coding sequence GCTGGCCTGGACCGCCGTGCAGATCGCCTCGCCCGCCCTGGCCGGGCTCGTCGTCGCAGCCGGCACTGTTCCCCGCGCCGCGGTGCTGCTGTTCGGCGGCATCCTCGCGGACAGAGCGGATGCTCGCCGCGTCATGCTGCTGTTCAACGCACTGCGGGTGGGGGTGCTGATCGCCGTGGCCGTCTGGGTGGTCGGGGCGTCGCCCACCCTCCCCGTGCTGTTGTTCGCCGCGATCGCCTTCGGGATCTGCGATGCCTTCTACGAGCCCTCCGCCGGCACCATCGCGAGACAGCTCATCCGCGCGTCGGATCTGCCCGCCTATGCCGCTATCGCGCAGACAGCCTCCCGACTGGGGACGATGGGCGGTGCTGCCATCGGCGGCGTGGTGGTCGCGCATGCCGGACTCGCCGGCAGCGCGTCGGCCAATGCGCTCACCTTCGTCGCGGTCGTCGCGTTCATCGCGATCGGTCTGCGGCCGCGCTTCGCACTGCCCCGCGCCGAGAAGGAGTCGCCGTTGCGCGGGATCGCCCGAGGATTCGCGCATCTGAGAGCGGCTCCGACGACACGCACGCTCGTGATCGCCCTGTCCGGCCTGAATCTCGCGGTCGGACCTGCGGTTGGCATAGGGCTGGCGCTGCGGGCGCACGACCAGGGGTGGGGCGCCCAGGCGGTCGGCCTGTTCGAGGCGCTCCTCGGAGTCGGCGCGGCGCTCGGAGCCGCCTCTGTCGCACGATGGCGTCCGCGACGGGAAGCCTATGCCGGATTCTGGGCGCTCGTGGTGCAGGGATGCGGCATCGCCGCGCTCGGCGTCGGACCTTCCTGGACGGTGGCGACGGCATCGTTCGTGATCGGAGCAACCGCGGGATATGCGTCCGTGCTGCTGAGCTCGACGTTCGCCGCGACGATCGACACCGCCTACCTCGGCCGCATGGGGGCGATCACACGCCTGGGTGATGACTGTCTGATGCCTCTCGCTATGGTCGCGTTCGGTGCACTCGCCTCGGCGACGGCGCTGTGGGTGCCGTTCACGGTGTTCGGGGCAGCCATGGCCGCGCTGATGATCGTTCCGCTGCAGAACAGGACGTTCCGCGAACTCTCGCTCCGCCCCGTGAACTGA
- a CDS encoding MBL fold metallo-hydrolase codes for MRVTKYEHATLRIDQSDQTLVIDPGSFTTPLDDLNGLVGIVLTHEHPDHWTPEHLDRLLRAAPGTPIFAPAGVAAAADGYDITVVSPGDTVAVGDFALRFFGGTHAVIHSSIPTIDNVGVLVNEELYYPGDSYAVPEGIEVDTLAAPLGAPWLKIGEAMDYVLAVKPRRAFGTHDMTLSVAGKTMHRARLQWATEQGGGEFFVLEPGESLDL; via the coding sequence ATGCGCGTGACCAAGTACGAACATGCCACCCTCCGCATCGATCAGAGCGATCAGACTCTGGTGATCGATCCCGGTTCCTTCACCACACCGCTCGACGACCTCAACGGCCTGGTCGGCATCGTGCTCACGCACGAGCACCCCGACCACTGGACGCCGGAGCACCTCGATCGTCTCCTGCGCGCCGCACCCGGCACTCCGATCTTCGCGCCTGCCGGTGTGGCAGCAGCCGCAGACGGATACGACATCACGGTCGTGTCCCCCGGCGACACCGTCGCTGTGGGCGACTTCGCGCTGCGCTTCTTCGGCGGCACGCACGCGGTCATCCACTCCTCGATCCCCACGATCGACAACGTCGGAGTGCTGGTGAACGAGGAGCTCTACTACCCGGGCGACTCCTACGCGGTTCCAGAGGGCATCGAGGTCGACACTCTGGCGGCCCCGCTCGGCGCCCCCTGGCTGAAGATCGGCGAGGCGATGGACTACGTGCTGGCCGTGAAGCCACGGCGCGCTTTCGGCACCCACGACATGACGCTCTCGGTCGCGGGCAAGACGATGCACCGGGCGCGGCTGCAGTGGGCGACGGAGCAGGGCGGCGGCGAGTTCTTCGTCCTCGAGCCCGGCGAGTCGCTCGATCTCTGA
- a CDS encoding 3-hydroxyacyl-CoA dehydrogenase, with the protein MKNITVLGTGVLGSQIAFQTAFHGFDVVAYDIDQPALDRASERFQGLAARYEADDVDGAADGGAAAAIQRIRLSADLADAVSSADLVIEAVPENLELKQSIYRTIADAAPAATVFATNSSTLLPSALAESTGRPDRFLALHFANEIWSHNTAEVMGTPATDPAVYEQVVEFARQIGMVPIEIKKEKAGYLLNSLLVPFLQAAGELLVDGIAEPEAIDATWRIGTGAPAGPFEIYDIVGLTTAYNISRMGDAKQQAFADLIKERYIDQGKLGVATGEGFYTYPRSN; encoded by the coding sequence ATGAAGAACATCACCGTCCTCGGTACCGGCGTCCTCGGATCGCAGATCGCGTTCCAGACCGCGTTCCACGGCTTCGACGTCGTCGCATACGACATCGACCAGCCCGCACTCGATCGCGCATCCGAGCGCTTCCAGGGCCTCGCCGCCCGCTACGAGGCCGATGACGTCGACGGCGCCGCAGACGGAGGCGCCGCGGCCGCGATCCAGCGCATCCGTCTGAGCGCCGACCTCGCCGACGCCGTCTCCTCCGCAGACCTCGTGATCGAAGCCGTCCCGGAGAACCTCGAACTGAAGCAGAGCATCTACCGCACGATCGCAGACGCAGCCCCCGCAGCGACCGTGTTCGCAACGAACTCCTCCACACTGCTCCCGAGCGCTCTGGCCGAATCGACCGGACGGCCCGACCGATTCCTCGCACTGCACTTCGCGAACGAGATCTGGTCGCACAACACCGCCGAGGTCATGGGCACGCCCGCGACCGACCCCGCCGTCTACGAGCAGGTCGTCGAGTTCGCGCGCCAGATCGGAATGGTCCCGATCGAGATCAAGAAGGAGAAGGCGGGATACCTGCTCAACTCGCTGCTGGTCCCGTTCCTGCAAGCAGCCGGCGAGCTCCTGGTCGACGGCATCGCCGAACCCGAGGCCATCGACGCCACGTGGCGCATCGGCACCGGGGCGCCGGCCGGCCCGTTCGAGATCTACGACATCGTCGGGCTCACGACCGCCTACAACATCTCCCGGATGGGCGACGCGAAGCAGCAGGCCTTCGCCGATCTCATCAAGGAGCGCTACATCGACCAGGGCAAGCTCGGCGTCGCGACCGGCGAGGGCTTCTACACGTACCCGCGCAGCAACTGA
- a CDS encoding aminoglycoside phosphotransferase family protein produces the protein MADSPAAEHALDDRGLRDLLRDAAPRIAALPLTRLADGWDNTIWRLGEEFAVRVPRRAVAAPLIVNEQRALPEIAPRLASVGIRVPVPIVCGVPTARFPWAWSVIPWIEGGSALTTPRRQNASWAPVLAAALSALHSPAPAYAPHNPVRGVPLQHRDAAMRSRLSASAEAAPLRDAWELGLLAPPSTERVWVHGDLHPGNILIEGTRLVALIDFGDVTAGDPAYDLAASWLLFDAPGRSAFRAATADRYDELTWTRARAWAAYISLMLLTQSDDRADYRAVGLRTAEELRAAD, from the coding sequence ATGGCCGACTCCCCCGCCGCCGAACACGCACTCGATGACCGGGGATTGCGCGATCTGCTCCGTGATGCGGCGCCGCGCATCGCCGCGCTGCCCCTGACACGTCTGGCCGACGGCTGGGACAACACGATCTGGCGCCTCGGCGAGGAGTTCGCCGTGAGGGTGCCGCGACGCGCAGTAGCCGCACCGCTGATCGTGAACGAGCAGCGTGCGCTTCCCGAGATCGCGCCTCGGCTCGCGTCTGTCGGTATCCGTGTCCCCGTGCCTATCGTCTGCGGAGTGCCGACAGCTCGCTTCCCCTGGGCCTGGTCTGTGATCCCCTGGATCGAGGGCGGAAGCGCGCTCACCACGCCGCGGCGGCAGAACGCGTCGTGGGCGCCCGTTCTCGCAGCAGCCCTGTCGGCACTGCACTCCCCTGCTCCCGCCTATGCGCCGCACAACCCGGTCCGCGGCGTGCCGTTGCAGCACAGGGACGCGGCGATGCGTTCGCGCCTGTCCGCCTCGGCCGAGGCGGCTCCGCTTCGAGACGCATGGGAACTCGGTTTGCTCGCCCCGCCGAGCACGGAGCGGGTATGGGTCCACGGCGACCTGCACCCAGGGAACATCCTCATCGAAGGCACGCGGCTGGTGGCGCTTATCGACTTCGGCGATGTCACCGCCGGAGATCCTGCATACGACCTGGCCGCCAGTTGGTTGCTGTTCGACGCACCAGGGCGATCCGCATTCCGGGCCGCGACGGCGGATCGCTACGACGAGCTGACCTGGACTCGTGCGCGCGCCTGGGCGGCCTACATCTCGCTCATGCTGCTCACGCAGAGCGATGACCGCGCCGACTATCGCGCGGTGGGGCTCCGCACGGCCGAGGAACTGCGCGCCGCGGACTGA
- the pepN gene encoding aminopeptidase N: MDTANLTREETAARSAAVAVHSIRVELDLTNAPDPGTTGFPTVTTIDFDATVAETWLDFIGESVGRVTLNGVVQEPRHDGARIALAGLGARNVVVVEAVGAYSRSGEGLHRFVDPADGETYLYTQYEPADSRRVMACFEQPDIKAPYTFVVHAPSGWEVLSNQVVTGAHVDGARQRVEFAPTLPISSYITAVAAGPYVRVEGEWSRDDQRIALGVFARRSLAPHMESEEILEVTRQGLDFFTDAFAYPYPWGKYDQIFVPEYNLGAMENPGLVTFTEAYLSRGAATDAQRAARANTILHEMAHMWFGDLVTMRWWDDLWLKESFADYMGAHASAAATRFTDAWVKFAASRKAWAYQQDQLPTTHPIVADIPDLEAAKLNFDGITYAKGAAVLKQLVAFVGEEAFFEGARRYFAAHAFGNTTLDDLLEQLSAVSGRDMSDWSRAWLETSGMSTLALEEGTDGVELVQTDPRPHRLRIGLYGHEGDRIVRQEQMSLDITAPRTAIDLPFAELVILNDDDLTYAKARLDERSLQTVEESLSAVEDPLARALLWSSLWNATRDGELDASRYLAIARAHAPAEANIGLLSGVIANAAYAVRHFVVDERRGQEQRAWTETTWAALQRADAGSDAQLSWARAVAGASAYDDLHSADLRGMLDGAAPEGLTVDPDLRWQILTALVTTGHATGDDIEAEAAGDDTGSGRTAARRARASRPDPDVRRAAWDAAWDDLMLSNDHLDAEIAGFRAGGRRDLIEGFDTTYFERIGAAWSSRSIELARRLVIGLFPATDSLTLVDTWLAANTAAPAALRRIVIEQRDHLARELRVRAAQRQSAARSSSAVRSPTAR, encoded by the coding sequence ATGGACACCGCCAATCTCACCCGCGAGGAGACGGCGGCGCGATCCGCTGCCGTCGCCGTGCACAGCATCCGCGTCGAACTCGATCTGACGAATGCCCCAGATCCGGGCACCACCGGTTTTCCGACGGTGACGACGATCGACTTCGATGCGACGGTGGCGGAGACCTGGCTCGATTTCATCGGGGAGTCCGTGGGTCGCGTGACGCTCAACGGTGTGGTCCAGGAGCCGCGTCACGACGGCGCGCGGATCGCCCTCGCAGGTCTTGGCGCGCGCAACGTCGTCGTGGTGGAGGCCGTCGGCGCGTACAGCAGATCCGGCGAAGGCCTCCACCGCTTCGTCGATCCGGCAGACGGGGAGACCTACCTCTACACCCAGTACGAGCCCGCGGATTCGCGCCGCGTGATGGCGTGCTTCGAGCAGCCCGACATCAAGGCGCCGTACACGTTCGTGGTGCACGCGCCGTCCGGCTGGGAGGTGCTGTCGAATCAGGTCGTCACCGGCGCACACGTGGATGGTGCGCGACAGCGTGTCGAGTTCGCCCCCACGCTGCCGATCTCGAGCTACATCACCGCGGTGGCTGCCGGACCCTACGTGCGCGTCGAGGGCGAATGGTCGCGCGACGATCAGCGGATCGCTCTCGGTGTGTTCGCGCGCCGCTCGCTCGCGCCGCACATGGAATCCGAGGAGATACTCGAGGTCACCCGTCAGGGTCTCGACTTCTTCACCGACGCGTTCGCCTATCCGTACCCCTGGGGCAAGTACGACCAGATCTTCGTGCCTGAGTACAATCTCGGCGCGATGGAGAATCCGGGCCTGGTGACCTTCACGGAGGCGTATCTGTCGCGAGGGGCGGCGACCGATGCCCAGCGTGCCGCGCGCGCGAACACGATCCTCCACGAGATGGCGCACATGTGGTTCGGCGACCTCGTCACCATGCGGTGGTGGGACGATCTCTGGCTCAAGGAGTCGTTCGCCGACTACATGGGCGCCCACGCATCGGCAGCTGCGACCCGCTTCACCGACGCGTGGGTGAAGTTCGCCGCCAGCCGCAAGGCGTGGGCGTACCAGCAGGACCAGCTGCCCACGACTCACCCGATCGTCGCCGACATCCCCGACCTCGAGGCGGCGAAGCTCAACTTCGACGGGATCACGTATGCCAAGGGTGCGGCGGTGCTCAAGCAGTTGGTCGCCTTCGTCGGTGAAGAGGCGTTCTTCGAAGGTGCGCGTCGATACTTCGCCGCCCACGCGTTCGGCAACACCACACTCGACGACCTGCTGGAACAGCTGAGCGCGGTATCGGGTCGGGACATGAGCGACTGGTCGCGGGCATGGCTCGAGACCTCCGGCATGTCCACGCTCGCGCTGGAGGAGGGAACCGATGGGGTCGAGCTGGTGCAGACGGATCCCCGTCCGCATCGACTGCGCATCGGGCTCTACGGGCACGAGGGAGACCGGATCGTTCGTCAGGAGCAGATGTCGCTCGACATCACCGCGCCTCGCACCGCCATCGACCTGCCGTTCGCCGAGCTCGTGATCCTGAACGACGACGATCTGACGTACGCGAAGGCACGTCTTGATGAGCGGTCTCTGCAGACCGTCGAGGAATCGCTGTCTGCTGTCGAGGATCCGCTGGCGCGGGCGTTGCTCTGGTCGTCGCTGTGGAACGCGACGCGCGACGGCGAACTCGATGCATCCCGCTATCTCGCCATCGCGCGCGCACACGCACCTGCCGAGGCGAACATCGGGTTGCTCTCCGGAGTCATCGCCAATGCGGCCTACGCAGTGCGCCACTTCGTCGTCGACGAGCGACGCGGGCAGGAACAGCGTGCATGGACCGAGACGACATGGGCGGCGCTGCAGAGGGCTGATGCCGGCAGCGACGCCCAGCTGAGCTGGGCGCGCGCCGTCGCCGGCGCGTCGGCCTATGACGACCTGCACAGTGCAGACCTCCGCGGCATGCTCGACGGTGCGGCACCTGAGGGGCTCACGGTCGATCCTGACCTGCGGTGGCAGATACTGACCGCACTCGTCACGACCGGGCATGCGACGGGCGACGACATCGAGGCGGAAGCCGCGGGTGACGATACCGGGAGCGGGCGCACGGCGGCCCGTCGGGCGCGTGCGTCACGACCGGATCCGGACGTGCGACGTGCGGCCTGGGACGCCGCCTGGGATGACCTGATGCTCAGCAACGACCATCTGGATGCGGAGATCGCGGGGTTCCGCGCCGGTGGCCGGCGCGATCTGATCGAGGGGTTCGACACGACGTACTTCGAGCGCATCGGCGCGGCGTGGAGCTCGCGCAGCATCGAACTCGCGCGTCGCCTGGTGATCGGGCTGTTCCCCGCGACGGACTCGCTGACCCTCGTCGACACCTGGCTCGCCGCGAATACGGCGGCGCCGGCAGCGCTCCGGCGCATCGTGATCGAGCAGCGGGATCATCTCGCACGGGAGCTGCGGGTGCGGGCTGCTCAGCGTCAGTCCGCGGCGCGCAGTTCCTCGGCCGTGCGGAGCCCCACCGCGCGATAG